One window from the genome of Helicoverpa armigera isolate CAAS_96S chromosome 4, ASM3070526v1, whole genome shotgun sequence encodes:
- the LOC110370524 gene encoding uncharacterized protein LOC110370524, whose protein sequence is MSSEGSVTSSGSRIRQFGLYRTIDARTEEFLRSSRKRQIRQGCACAAISTAITVTVVVVILLIYEYAIAVEWSLVQNRKGMNRTESRNDQPFADRLDRSYFGLDQDYYERMPLLINALQESSYFDPLLETTGPFPRKKRFNMTIIKPTTTKPTYKPNAVRRTSPRPFFFEYRSPTPLPFSKTYGSRSWIERYRNEERLKNIRQIIKYLETTINAKAGDMHSKPTSTHIAFTGLYIEPMLENKSADVDTKSDLQQQSSENVKIVKSNHLADPLFNFKPESPGDVNLLADDFLRFAPIPTPSLLDTTNKYPMFRQIPFHKRNCLGNKCENNDVGSHPFVSSSNDIRHTEAPPVSTTKSFSVMLNLFPVQKETTTTPTSLDNIYLTTSRPLIQFKRKSNVGIRRIYTPYKRPRYLSNIINKQTKEMKAKESNKDNKETETGTQMIVHVKVYTPDEKTDMKNETKKVHHTIPSTQTNPYTTKAPIELSTSQIEDHHVGSSGYIPVELKSETPPLPKVTTMIPFFDLTTEYSWPAPTEVLHFNAQDAKVPNEYIELERRSSAQYQNNIEISRRNSGEHIDMQEEPSTLIVKLKNEYVGTTTETTEVNKSTEKVEETTTVWTYVPQINGHYRSINQNSKNVNTWLDENNRKKRLEQSVSGLHTYVPMYKEIRRNHTKASNEDDNVDDDESSDDKNKNKGED, encoded by the coding sequence GTAATTCTACTGATCTACGAATACGCGATTGCTGTAGAATGGAGTTTAGTACAAAACAGGAAAGGCATGAATCGAACCGAAAGCAGAAACGATCAACCATTTGCTGATAGACTTGACCGAAGTTACTTTGGGCTCGACCAAGATTACTACGAACGTATGCCTTTACTCATCAATGCTTTGCAAGAAAGCAGCTACTTTGACCCACTATTAGAAACTACTGGACCCTTTCCAAGGAAGAAAAGATTTAACATGACTATAATTAAACCGACAACAACAAAACCAACTTACAAACCGAACGCTGTAAGAAGAACCAGTCCACGACCATTCTTCTTTGAATACAGAAGCCCAACTCCTTTACCCTTCAGCAAAACTTACGGATCAAGAAGCTGGATAGAACGGTATAGAAACGAAGaacgattaaaaaatatacgtcaaataataaaatatttagaaacaaCGATCAATGCAAAAGCGGGAGATATGCACTCTAAACCTACAAGCACGCATATAGCCTTTACTGGCCTATATATAGAACCAATGCTAGAGAATAAAAGCGCAGACGTTGACACGAAATCAGATTTACAGCAACAAAGTTCAGAAAATGTAAAGATTGTTAAATCAAACCATCTAGCAGATCCACTCTTCAATTTCAAACCAGAAAGTCCTGGAGATGTTAATCTGTTGGCTGATGATTTTCTGCGCTTTGCTCCAATTCCTACTCCCAGTTTATTAGATACTACAAACAAGTATCCAATGTTCCGACAGATTCCATTCCACAAGAGGAATTGTCTAGGCAACAAATGTGAGAACAATGATGTTGGTAGTCATCCGTTTGTATCAAGTTCCAATGACATTAGACATACAGAAGCTCCACCTGTTAGTACTACAAAATCTTTCAGCGTCATGCTTAATTTATTTCCCGTCCAGAAAGAAACAACGACCACGCCAACTTCTCTAGATAATATTTACCTTACTACATCACGGCCTTTGATacaattcaaaagaaaatccaATGTTGGAATAAGACGTATTTATACTCCATATAAAAGGCCCAGgtatttaagtaatataataaataaacaaacaaaggaaATGAAAGCCAAGGAAAGTAATAAAGATAATAAGGAAACTGAAACTGGCACGCAAATGATAGTCCACGTTAAAGTGTACACTCCCGACGAAAAAACTGACATGAAAAACGAAACGAAAAAAGTTCATCATACGATACCATCGACACAAACTAATCCTTATACGACGAAAGCTCCCATAGAATTATCAACATCGCAGATAGAAGATCACCATGTTGGCAGTTCAGGTTACATACCTGTAGAATTAAAATCTGAAACACCTCCTTTACCCAAAGTTACAACCATGATACCTTTCtttgatttgacaactgaatATTCTTGGCCAGCTCCAACCGAGGTGCTACATTTTAATGCTCAAGATGCAAAAGTGCCTAATGAATACATAGAACTAGAGAGAAGATCAAGTgcacaatatcaaaataatatagaaataagCCGAAGGAACTCTGGCGAACATATTGATATGCAAGAGGAACCTAGTACACTTATTGTTAAACTTAAAAACGAATATGTAGGAACTACTACCGAAACTACAGAAGTTAACAAAAGTACGGAGAAAGTTGAGGAGACCACAACGGTTTGGACATATGTACCTCAAATAAATGGTCATTACAGAAGCATTAATCAAAATTCTAAGAACGTTAACACGTGGTTAGATGAGAATAATAGAAAAAAGCGTTTAGAGCAATCTGTATCAGGTTTGCATACTTATGTTCCAATGTATAAAGAAATTAGAAGAAATCATACAAAAGCATCTAATGAAGACGAtaatgttgatgatgatgaaagtagtgatgataaaaataaaaataagggtGAAGATTGA